From Magnolia sinica isolate HGM2019 chromosome 13, MsV1, whole genome shotgun sequence, one genomic window encodes:
- the LOC131222324 gene encoding equilibrative nucleotide transporter 8 yields MSKELDAENCSMEVGKLQTNRIAPEDRCNFAYLIHFMLGAGNLLPWNALITAVDYFGYLYPNEHIDKVFSVAYMGSSLPVLVVLMSWTNWGRRPSVRLRMNLGFSMFVASLLIVPIMDWTYTHGVRRSGRAYCVTIAAVALCGLADGLVGGSLIGSVGELPRRYMQAVFAGTACSGVLLSTLRIITKASLPQTPQGLRTSAHLYFIVSTLIVLGCIVCFNILGQLSIMQHYRCSKNPVIGSHISLPEGPPSSSTTIMLGNTSDPTVRPKFWAVWKRIRCLTVGVLVTYIVTLSIFPGYITENVQSNALHDWYPILLITTYNASDLVGKCSTAAYVPKSTKKVTWACVARLLFYPLFAACLHGPAFFRTEIPVMILTSALGMTNGYLTSTLMILAPKSVPVAEAETAGIVMALFLGIGLAGGSVLGWFWLI; encoded by the exons ATGTCTAAGGAGTTGGATGCTGAAAACTGCAGTATGGAAGTTGGTAAGCTTCAAACCAATCGAATTGCACCCGAAGATCGCTGCAATTTCGCGTATTTGATCCATTTCATGCTCGGCGCTGGCAACTTACTGCCTTGGAATGCTCTTATAACGGCTGTCGATTACTTCGGATACTTGTATCCGAATGAACACATTGATAAGGTGTTTTCGGTCGCCTATATGGGTTCTTCTCTGCCTGTTTTGGTTGTTCTAATGAGCTGGACTAACTGGGGTAGAAGGCCGAGTGTGAGATTGAGAATGAACTTGGGCTTTTCGATGTTTGTTGCTTCGCTTCTCATAGTGCCTATCATGGACTGGACTTATACGCATGGGGTGAGAAGGTCGGGCAGGGCCTACTGTGTGACCATTGCAGCGGTGGCCCTCTGTGGTTTGGCTGATGGGCTGGTGGGAGGAAGCTTGATTGGATCAGTTGGTGAATTGCCCAGACGGTATATGCAGGCGGTTTTTGCGGGAACTGCTTGTTCAG GCGTTCTCCTTTCTACGTTGAGGATTATAACGAAAGCATCACTTCCACAGACTCCGCAAGGCCTACGAACAAGTGCCCATCTCTACTTCATCGTCAGCACGCTCATTGTATTGGGGTGCATTGTCTGTTTCAACATCTTAGGCCAGCTGTCGATCATGCAGCATTACAGGTGCAGCAAAAATCCAGTAATTGGAAGCCACATCTCCCTCCCagaaggcccaccatcaagttcCACCACCATCATGCTTGGTAACACAAGTGATCCTACCGTGCGGCCCAAGTTCTGGGCCGTGTGGAAGAGGATTCGATGTCTGACAGTTGGAGTTCTAGTGACATACATTGTGACTCTGTCCATCTTCCCTGGATACATAACTGAGAATGTGCAGTCGAATGCGTTACATGACTGGTACCCCATCTTGCTGATAACAACATACAATGCATCCGATCTGGTGGGGAAATGCTCGACGGCAGCATATGTTCCCAAGAGTACTAAAAAGGTTACATGGGCTTGTGTTGCTAGGCTGCTGTTCTATCCACTCTTTGCTGCCTGCCTACATGGGCCTGCATTCTTCCGAACTGAGATTCCGGTGATGATTCTAACTAGCGCGCTCGGAATGACTAATGGGTATCTGACTAGCACGCTCATGATCCTTGCTCCGAAATCTGTACCAGTTGCAGAAGCGGAAACCGCCGGCATTGTGATggctttatttttgggaattgGGTTAGCAGGCGGATCAGTTCTTGGGTGGTTCTGGCTAATTTAG